In Brevibacillus brevis NBRC 100599, a single genomic region encodes these proteins:
- the hslO gene encoding Hsp33 family molecular chaperone HslO, with amino-acid sequence MGDYMIRATGFNGHVRAFAARTTESVEDMRRRHDMWNTATAAAGRTLTITLMMGAMLKGNESLHVKVKGGGPIGQIMAEANAHGEGIAYVSNPHVHFELNDKGKLDVARAVGTDGFVYVTKDLGLKEPYQGSAPIVSGEIGEDFTYYFVMSEQTPSAVGVGVLVNPEDRSVLAAGGFILQLLPNTPEEVVAAIEERLGQLPQVSRMIGEGLTPEEILDRVLDEPKILSHTEIQFSCKCSADKVVQALISMGREEMEGLIEEQGEAEVHCHFCNERYHYDRSALEDILKDM; translated from the coding sequence ATGGGCGATTATATGATAAGAGCAACTGGTTTTAATGGGCATGTTCGTGCATTTGCCGCACGCACGACAGAATCTGTTGAAGATATGCGTCGTCGTCACGACATGTGGAATACAGCGACAGCAGCAGCGGGACGTACGTTGACTATTACCTTGATGATGGGCGCTATGTTAAAAGGAAACGAGAGCCTCCATGTCAAAGTAAAAGGAGGCGGACCAATCGGGCAGATCATGGCGGAAGCAAACGCACATGGTGAAGGAATCGCGTATGTATCCAACCCGCACGTCCACTTTGAGCTAAACGATAAAGGCAAGCTCGATGTAGCACGTGCAGTGGGAACAGACGGGTTTGTGTACGTAACGAAAGATCTCGGTCTCAAGGAGCCGTATCAAGGCAGCGCGCCGATCGTTTCTGGTGAGATTGGGGAAGACTTCACGTATTATTTTGTGATGTCCGAGCAAACGCCTTCAGCAGTAGGGGTGGGTGTACTGGTTAATCCTGAGGACCGTTCTGTTTTGGCTGCGGGTGGTTTTATTCTTCAGCTGTTGCCGAATACGCCTGAAGAGGTTGTGGCAGCCATTGAAGAGCGCCTAGGACAGCTTCCACAGGTTTCTCGCATGATTGGCGAAGGTTTGACTCCTGAAGAGATTTTGGACCGAGTATTGGATGAGCCAAAAATCCTGAGCCACACGGAGATTCAATTTAGCTGCAAATGTTCAGCGGATAAGGTAGTTCAGGCACTGATCAGCATGGGACGCGAAGAAATGGAAGGTCTGATTGAGGAACAGGGCGAAGCAGAAGTACACTGTCATTTCTGTAATGAACGTTACCATTATGACAGATCCGCGTTGGAAGACATCCTGAAAGACATGTAA
- a CDS encoding sigma-70 family RNA polymerase sigma factor — protein sequence MTLSTSSFHSTPRRWREVETQLGIVVPRSLRSDTSALLFLESVAATPMLDKEEELACLIRYQRDGDLEARETIVRAYLRYVVSTALRHLKRGMPFLDLIQEGTIGLFTAIDKFDVGRGVRLYHYSHWWISQAITRAINDKATLIRIPVHMHEQIRQYQKQVLHLVHALNRTPDRQEIAVLLDIPLEKVEAIELALMMKMESIDAELDSEKWQTWHEDESLSYAEIMDDGLSSLDDWIEKVDLRSQMRAALDRLSPRAQEIISMRYGLYDDQVYTLEEVGKMFGLTRERIRQIEATTIDRLRTQKASHVLKDYLT from the coding sequence ATGACTCTGAGTACCTCCTCGTTCCATTCAACTCCCCGTCGTTGGCGGGAAGTGGAGACACAGTTGGGAATTGTTGTCCCTAGATCGCTTCGATCGGACACTTCTGCTCTACTGTTTTTGGAAAGCGTCGCTGCAACACCTATGTTGGACAAAGAAGAAGAGCTTGCTTGCCTGATTCGCTATCAAAGGGATGGCGATCTTGAAGCACGTGAAACGATTGTGCGCGCCTATTTACGATACGTAGTTAGTACCGCTTTGCGCCATTTGAAAAGAGGGATGCCGTTCCTGGATTTGATTCAGGAGGGCACGATAGGTTTGTTTACCGCGATTGACAAATTTGATGTGGGACGAGGCGTGCGTCTCTATCATTACTCGCACTGGTGGATCTCTCAAGCGATCACCCGTGCCATCAACGACAAAGCAACTCTGATTCGCATTCCTGTCCACATGCATGAGCAGATTCGCCAGTATCAAAAGCAAGTATTACATCTCGTCCATGCTTTGAACCGGACGCCAGATCGGCAGGAGATTGCCGTACTCCTGGATATTCCATTAGAAAAGGTGGAGGCCATTGAACTGGCTCTCATGATGAAGATGGAATCCATCGACGCTGAACTGGATAGTGAGAAATGGCAGACTTGGCATGAAGACGAGAGCTTGAGCTACGCAGAAATCATGGATGATGGGTTGTCCTCGCTGGATGACTGGATTGAAAAAGTAGACCTTCGCTCGCAAATGCGCGCAGCGTTGGATCGACTTAGTCCCCGCGCCCAAGAAATTATCTCCATGCGCTATGGTCTCTATGATGATCAAGTGTACACGCTGGAGGAAGTGGGGAAAATGTTTGGTCTTACCCGCGAGCGTATTCGCCAAATTGAAGCGACGACGATTGACCGATTGCGAACGCAAAAAGCCTCGCACGTATTAAAAGATTATTTAACCTAA
- a CDS encoding alkaline phosphatase encodes MFRTFPKKLVPMAVISSLAFTAFFGPTTGLVKAAENNNNAKVKNVIFLIGDGMGTAYTTAHRYMKDDPSTPLMEPTEFDKYLVGAQMTYAEDHKQNITDSASAATAMSSGKKTYNNAIAVDNDKSEVETVLERAKKVGKSTGWVATSEITHATPASYGAHDESRKNMDAIANDYYDLKINGEHSIDVMLGGGLKNFVRKDRDLTKEFKKDGYSYVTSKSELLDDKNGKILGLFADGGMDKMIDRSKETPSLEEMTNAAIDRLSKNKNGFFLMVEGSQIDWAGHDNDIVGAMSEMEDFERAFKAAIDFAKKDGHTLVIATADHSTGGLSVAAKDEYNFLVAPIKAVKRTPDFISTEIAKGANVEETLKKYIDLELTPEEIASVKKATETKDQVKIDNAIEAIIDTRSFTGWTTGGHTGEDVNVYAYGPGKEKVSGLIDNTKNADVIFEILGGKK; translated from the coding sequence ATGTTCCGTACATTCCCCAAAAAACTCGTTCCAATGGCAGTAATCTCCTCGCTGGCTTTTACAGCGTTCTTCGGTCCTACTACAGGTCTTGTAAAAGCAGCAGAAAATAATAACAACGCAAAAGTAAAAAATGTAATCTTCTTGATCGGTGACGGCATGGGTACTGCTTACACAACCGCACATCGTTACATGAAGGACGACCCTTCGACTCCACTGATGGAGCCAACAGAATTCGATAAATATTTGGTCGGTGCACAAATGACTTATGCAGAAGACCACAAGCAAAACATTACAGACTCCGCATCTGCTGCTACGGCGATGTCTTCCGGTAAAAAAACATACAATAATGCCATTGCGGTAGACAACGACAAATCAGAAGTAGAAACGGTACTCGAGCGTGCGAAAAAAGTAGGTAAATCTACTGGCTGGGTAGCTACCTCCGAAATTACACATGCTACTCCGGCTTCTTATGGCGCTCATGACGAAAGCCGCAAGAATATGGATGCGATTGCGAATGATTACTATGATTTGAAAATTAACGGGGAGCATTCTATTGACGTAATGCTTGGCGGTGGCTTGAAAAACTTCGTCCGTAAAGATCGTGACCTGACGAAAGAGTTTAAGAAAGATGGCTACAGCTACGTTACTTCGAAGAGCGAACTATTGGACGACAAAAACGGCAAAATTCTCGGATTGTTTGCAGATGGCGGAATGGACAAAATGATCGACCGTTCCAAGGAAACACCTTCCCTGGAAGAAATGACAAATGCTGCGATCGATCGTCTGAGCAAGAACAAGAATGGGTTCTTCCTGATGGTAGAAGGAAGCCAAATTGACTGGGCTGGTCATGATAACGATATCGTTGGCGCAATGAGCGAGATGGAAGATTTCGAGAGAGCTTTCAAAGCAGCGATTGATTTCGCAAAGAAAGATGGCCATACGCTGGTTATCGCGACTGCTGACCACTCCACGGGTGGATTGTCTGTAGCGGCTAAAGATGAATACAACTTCTTGGTAGCGCCAATTAAAGCAGTGAAACGTACGCCTGATTTCATTTCGACTGAAATCGCAAAAGGTGCAAATGTAGAAGAAACACTCAAGAAGTACATTGACCTTGAGCTGACCCCGGAAGAAATCGCGTCTGTGAAAAAGGCTACTGAAACAAAAGACCAAGTGAAAATTGATAATGCCATCGAAGCGATTATCGATACACGCTCTTTTACTGGCTGGACAACAGGCGGACACACAGGTGAGGATGTAAACGTCTATGCGTATGGTCCTGGTAAAGAGAAAGTATCTGGTTTGATCGACAACACCAAAAACGCGGATGTCATTTTCGAAATCCTGGGCGGGAAAAAATAA
- a CDS encoding NlpC/P60 family protein gives MKSAIVSVSVATVWTKPESPRDIDQVALQSPVDARSWLASLTVEEKLGFYDNNAIQTQALYGTRVEVVEEQGEWSQVLIPDQTTNKNATGYPGWIPSRQLAPWSDAFVVQQGQKLAMVTAAFTRLHTADKKPDLELAFLTKLPLIEETGDWVTVATPNGKGLLPKADVQIVNANKPIELSGNRGEAIVEAGKRFINLHYLWGGMSSYGYDCSGFAYNMHRSVGLQIPRDASDQAKAGQLVEKEALLPGDLLFFAHEEGKGRVHHVGIYMGNGEMIHSPDSRSAIEIVKLDGYKLEKEHCVSRRYW, from the coding sequence ATGAAGTCTGCCATTGTTTCTGTCTCTGTTGCCACTGTGTGGACCAAGCCGGAGTCGCCGCGTGATATTGACCAAGTAGCGCTCCAATCCCCGGTAGATGCACGAAGCTGGCTCGCTTCCCTTACTGTGGAGGAGAAGCTTGGTTTTTACGACAATAACGCGATTCAAACACAAGCACTGTACGGTACCCGCGTAGAGGTAGTCGAGGAGCAAGGGGAATGGTCACAGGTTCTGATTCCTGATCAGACTACGAACAAAAACGCAACAGGCTACCCCGGCTGGATTCCGTCTCGCCAGCTAGCACCGTGGTCAGACGCTTTTGTGGTACAGCAAGGCCAAAAGCTAGCGATGGTCACAGCGGCGTTTACCCGTCTACATACAGCCGACAAAAAGCCAGACCTAGAGCTTGCCTTTTTGACCAAACTGCCGCTGATTGAGGAAACCGGAGATTGGGTAACGGTAGCGACACCGAACGGCAAAGGACTTTTGCCAAAAGCTGACGTCCAAATTGTGAATGCAAACAAGCCCATCGAGCTTTCCGGTAATCGTGGAGAGGCAATCGTAGAAGCGGGCAAGCGATTCATCAATCTGCATTATTTATGGGGAGGCATGTCCTCTTACGGGTATGACTGCTCAGGATTTGCGTACAACATGCACCGATCCGTCGGTCTCCAGATTCCGCGTGATGCATCTGATCAGGCAAAAGCCGGACAGCTCGTGGAAAAAGAAGCTTTGCTTCCGGGCGATCTGCTGTTTTTTGCCCATGAAGAAGGGAAAGGTAGAGTCCATCACGTGGGCATTTACATGGGGAATGGAGAAATGATTCATTCTCCAGATTCGCGAAGTGCCATCGAGATCGTCAAGCTGGATGGCTACAAGCTCGAAAAGGAACATTGCGTCTCCAGACGATACTGGTAA
- the cysK gene encoding cysteine synthase A — MRVANSITDLIGFTPLVKLNRVVTEDIADIYLKLEFFNPGSSVKDRIALSMIEAAEADGSLKPGDTIIEPTSGNTGIGLAMVAAAKGYRAILVMPETMSMERRNLLRAYGAELVLTPGSEGMGGAIRKAEELAKEDSSYFIPQQFKNLANPAIHRETTARELLDQAKEIGGVDAFISGIGTGGTITGVGQVLREHYPNVQIVAVEPAASPVLSGGKPGPHKIQGIGAGFVPDILDTQIYDEIIKVENEDAFETARRVARQEGILGGISSGAAIHAALQVAAKLGKGKKVIAIIPSNGERYLSTPLYQFED; from the coding sequence ATGCGCGTGGCTAATTCCATTACCGATTTGATTGGTTTTACTCCGCTTGTAAAGCTGAATCGTGTTGTCACCGAAGATATTGCAGACATTTACTTGAAGCTGGAGTTCTTCAACCCGGGCAGCAGTGTAAAAGACCGAATTGCGTTGTCGATGATTGAGGCAGCAGAGGCAGATGGGAGTCTAAAACCGGGTGATACCATCATTGAACCTACGAGCGGAAATACCGGTATTGGACTCGCGATGGTTGCTGCTGCAAAAGGATATCGTGCTATTCTGGTCATGCCAGAGACGATGAGTATGGAGCGACGCAACCTGTTGCGTGCGTATGGTGCGGAGCTGGTTCTCACACCAGGCAGCGAAGGGATGGGCGGAGCGATTCGCAAAGCGGAAGAGCTGGCGAAAGAAGATAGCTCTTATTTCATTCCGCAACAATTTAAAAATCTAGCAAACCCGGCTATTCACCGCGAGACGACTGCCCGTGAGCTGCTGGACCAAGCGAAGGAAATTGGCGGCGTAGATGCGTTTATTTCCGGTATCGGTACAGGCGGAACGATTACGGGTGTAGGGCAGGTTCTTCGTGAACACTATCCGAATGTACAAATCGTGGCTGTTGAGCCTGCGGCTTCGCCAGTTTTGTCTGGCGGCAAACCAGGTCCACATAAGATCCAAGGTATCGGGGCTGGCTTTGTCCCGGATATTCTCGATACACAAATTTACGACGAAATCATTAAGGTAGAAAACGAGGACGCTTTTGAAACCGCGCGTCGTGTAGCTCGTCAGGAAGGCATTCTCGGCGGGATTTCTTCTGGAGCAGCGATCCATGCGGCTCTGCAAGTAGCAGCGAAGCTTGGCAAGGGCAAAAAAGTGATCGCTATCATTCCTTCGAATGGGGAGCGTTATTTGTCCACGCCTCTGTATCAGTTCGAAGATTAA
- the pabA gene encoding aminodeoxychorismate/anthranilate synthase component II codes for MILMIDNYDSFTYNLVQYVGELGEELQVYRNDKITLEEIERLAPDYLMVSPGPCTPNEAGISMDAIRHFAGKIPIMGVCLGHQSIGQVFGGKVIRAERLMHGKTSEVFHDGKTIFQDIPSPFTAARYHSLIIEEASIPSELEVTARTAEGEIMAVRHREYPIEGVQFHPESIITEHGKQLLKNFLTAYARHTTG; via the coding sequence ATGATTTTGATGATTGATAACTACGATTCCTTTACCTACAATTTGGTGCAGTATGTGGGAGAGCTTGGGGAAGAGCTCCAAGTGTATCGCAATGACAAGATTACGCTGGAAGAAATCGAGCGACTGGCACCTGATTATTTGATGGTGTCTCCAGGACCGTGCACGCCAAATGAAGCGGGGATCAGCATGGATGCGATCCGCCATTTTGCCGGAAAAATTCCGATCATGGGTGTTTGCTTGGGCCATCAGTCCATTGGGCAAGTGTTTGGCGGAAAAGTCATTCGGGCCGAGCGCTTGATGCACGGAAAGACGTCGGAAGTTTTCCATGATGGCAAAACTATCTTTCAGGACATCCCGTCCCCTTTTACAGCGGCACGCTACCATTCCTTGATTATCGAGGAAGCGTCGATTCCGAGTGAGCTGGAAGTAACCGCTCGGACAGCCGAAGGTGAAATTATGGCTGTGCGCCATCGGGAGTACCCAATCGAGGGCGTCCAGTTCCACCCTGAATCGATTATTACCGAGCACGGCAAGCAATTGCTGAAGAACTTCCTTACTGCATACGCGCGCCATACGACAGGTTAA
- the tatA gene encoding twin-arginine translocase TatA/TatE family subunit, translating into MLSSIGIPGLILLLIISLLLFGPKKLPEIGRAVGQTLNEFKLSMKDLTPDEEEKKM; encoded by the coding sequence ATGCTGTCGAGCATCGGTATTCCCGGATTGATTTTGCTCTTGATCATTTCCTTGTTGCTTTTCGGACCGAAGAAGCTGCCGGAGATTGGTCGTGCAGTCGGACAGACTTTGAACGAGTTTAAGCTCTCGATGAAAGATTTGACGCCGGATGAAGAGGAGAAAAAGATGTGA
- a CDS encoding anthranilate synthase component I family protein, translated as MFPTFADCQTYALSYSLVPLALRRPWSSTIDPWQVLTKLQPSLQNAVLLESGRAGRYTFLAYEPIATLRSQRGETIVSYPEGKMESIEALNPLNALRELLSRYRTPVLPGMPDFAGGAVGYISYEMNRFFEPSLPQIATDDLQLPDLYVMIMQDLLVFDHETREIICLTHLNAGNLTEESYRQAALQLEKRIDSIASLTMDRDQTDWEALRKRPLAKLVPASVSFAKDQFEEAVRRVQEYIAQGDVFQVNLSVRQSKPVQVTAPEVYDVLRKLNPSPYMGYLSFPEFQLVSASPELLVKVKGKEVHTRPIAGTRPRGLTDEQDDALARELIDNEKERAEHVMLVDLERNDMGRVCRFGSVEVSEFMVVEKYSHVMHIVSHVKGELAAGKDALDAIEATFPGGTITGAPKVRTMEIIEELEPVKRGVYTGSIGWFGFNGDIEVNIAIRTMVIKDGVAHVQAGAGIVIDSVPEAEYAESLKKAEALWKALELSEQRTMS; from the coding sequence ATGTTCCCTACCTTTGCTGATTGCCAGACATATGCCTTATCTTATTCGTTGGTTCCCCTAGCCCTGCGTAGACCATGGTCTTCGACGATTGATCCGTGGCAGGTACTCACAAAACTACAGCCTTCTCTGCAAAATGCTGTCCTGTTGGAAAGTGGACGAGCTGGGCGGTATACCTTTTTGGCATATGAGCCTATCGCTACGCTGCGCAGTCAGCGAGGAGAAACCATCGTTTCGTACCCAGAAGGAAAAATGGAGAGCATAGAAGCTCTAAACCCATTGAATGCTTTACGAGAGCTGCTCTCTCGTTACCGTACGCCTGTTCTTCCAGGTATGCCAGATTTTGCTGGTGGAGCTGTAGGCTATATTAGCTATGAGATGAACCGCTTTTTTGAGCCTAGCTTGCCACAGATAGCGACTGATGACTTACAGTTGCCAGACCTGTATGTTATGATAATGCAAGACCTTCTTGTCTTTGATCATGAGACCCGAGAGATCATTTGTCTGACGCATTTGAATGCGGGCAATTTGACCGAAGAGAGCTATCGACAAGCAGCACTCCAGCTGGAAAAACGTATCGACTCAATTGCTTCCTTGACAATGGATCGCGATCAGACAGATTGGGAAGCTTTGCGCAAAAGACCGCTTGCCAAGCTAGTGCCAGCGTCCGTATCCTTTGCCAAAGACCAATTTGAGGAAGCCGTTCGCCGGGTGCAGGAGTACATCGCCCAAGGGGATGTTTTTCAGGTCAATCTGTCGGTACGGCAAAGTAAGCCGGTGCAGGTGACTGCCCCAGAAGTGTACGATGTGCTTCGCAAGCTGAATCCGTCTCCTTATATGGGCTATCTGAGCTTCCCTGAATTTCAATTGGTTAGTGCCTCGCCAGAGCTACTTGTAAAAGTAAAAGGCAAGGAAGTGCATACGCGTCCAATCGCCGGTACACGTCCGCGTGGATTAACGGACGAGCAAGACGATGCATTGGCCCGTGAACTGATTGATAATGAAAAGGAACGCGCAGAGCATGTCATGCTGGTTGATCTGGAACGCAATGACATGGGCCGCGTCTGTCGCTTTGGCAGCGTGGAGGTCAGCGAATTCATGGTCGTGGAGAAATATTCCCACGTCATGCATATCGTCTCTCACGTCAAAGGAGAGCTGGCAGCAGGCAAGGATGCGCTTGATGCGATCGAAGCGACTTTTCCGGGAGGAACGATCACCGGAGCGCCCAAGGTTCGCACGATGGAAATCATCGAAGAGCTGGAGCCAGTCAAGCGAGGCGTCTATACGGGATCAATCGGCTGGTTTGGCTTCAATGGTGATATCGAGGTCAACATTGCCATCCGCACGATGGTGATCAAGGATGGCGTAGCTCATGTCCAGGCTGGAGCGGGTATCGTGATTGACTCGGTTCCAGAGGCCGAGTACGCCGAGTCATTGAAAAAGGCAGAAGCGTTGTGGAAAGCACTTGAGTTGAGCGAGCAGAGAACGATGAGTTGA
- a CDS encoding peptidyl-prolyl cis-trans isomerase, giving the protein MTNVKGLWAFIGALVLLLLAVTWAWYQASGKLQPAAIVGDKTISNDEYVTALKQKFGKQVLNDMINREVVFQEAKRSGITVDPKQLEQELSQIRDSYGSRTDSEFEAALIKQAGTTVEALKQEISYQILLQTLATKDMTIKDEELINVYNSRSDRYTRPMQVRLGQIVVASQKEAEQVLADLKNGADFQTIAKARSIDADTAVNGGDVGWVSIKDNRLPDEAKPIVEKLEKDKYSEAIKIQDQYVIYQLRERREASQRTFEEVKDELRREMAFAQVESLDVVLERLRKSVGVQISGQMPH; this is encoded by the coding sequence ATGACCAACGTAAAAGGGTTGTGGGCATTCATTGGGGCGCTTGTATTGTTGCTGCTTGCCGTTACCTGGGCATGGTACCAGGCATCAGGCAAGCTGCAGCCTGCCGCCATCGTAGGGGATAAGACGATTAGCAACGACGAGTATGTAACGGCGCTGAAACAAAAGTTCGGTAAGCAAGTGCTAAACGACATGATTAATCGGGAAGTCGTTTTTCAAGAGGCGAAGCGATCCGGCATTACGGTTGATCCGAAGCAGCTGGAGCAAGAGCTTTCCCAGATTCGCGACAGTTACGGCAGTCGGACAGACAGCGAGTTTGAGGCTGCGCTAATCAAACAAGCGGGGACGACCGTGGAAGCCCTGAAGCAGGAGATTTCTTATCAAATCCTGCTGCAAACCCTGGCAACGAAGGACATGACCATCAAGGATGAAGAATTAATAAATGTCTACAATAGCCGATCTGACCGTTATACCCGACCGATGCAGGTGCGTTTAGGACAAATCGTCGTGGCTTCCCAAAAAGAAGCGGAACAAGTTTTGGCTGATTTAAAAAACGGGGCCGACTTTCAGACGATTGCCAAAGCGCGTTCGATTGATGCGGATACAGCGGTGAATGGCGGCGATGTAGGCTGGGTTTCCATCAAGGATAATCGATTGCCTGACGAGGCGAAACCCATTGTAGAAAAGCTGGAGAAAGACAAATATAGCGAAGCGATCAAAATACAAGATCAATACGTCATTTATCAACTGAGAGAGCGCAGGGAAGCCAGTCAACGGACGTTTGAAGAGGTAAAAGATGAGCTGCGCCGAGAAATGGCATTTGCCCAGGTTGAGTCACTGGATGTCGTGCTGGAGCGATTGCGAAAATCGGTAGGGGTCCAGATATCTGGGCAAATGCCTCATTGA
- a CDS encoding ABC transporter ATP-binding protein: MQRKKLVQVNNLTKTFTLGKGLSLTAADNVSFDIYEGETFGLVGESGCGKSTTGRTIIGLYQPTTGEVIFDGQNVHQASSAERSKLTRHMQMIFQDPYASLNPRMNISEIISEGLHLNGLYKGKERMNRVIELLEMVGLQKEHANRFPHEFSGGQRQRIGIARALAVNPTFIIADEPISALDVSVQAQVVNLMKKLQQEQKLTYLFIAHDLAMVKHISDRIGVMYLGNMVEMTASEILYESPKHPYTQALLSAIPVPDPDLEKSRERTIIEGDVPSPINPPSGCVFRTRCPVAKAVCAEKKPIWQEVDTNHFVACHLYQ, from the coding sequence ATGCAACGAAAGAAGCTGGTCCAGGTAAATAACCTGACAAAGACCTTTACGTTGGGTAAAGGGCTCTCACTTACGGCAGCGGACAATGTTTCCTTCGATATATACGAGGGGGAAACGTTTGGACTGGTAGGGGAATCTGGTTGCGGAAAATCGACCACAGGCCGTACAATCATCGGGTTGTATCAGCCGACGACAGGTGAGGTTATTTTTGACGGGCAAAACGTCCATCAGGCATCATCTGCTGAGCGGAGCAAGCTGACACGCCATATGCAAATGATTTTTCAGGACCCGTATGCTTCTCTGAACCCCCGAATGAACATTTCAGAAATCATTTCGGAGGGCTTGCATTTAAATGGGCTATATAAAGGGAAGGAACGGATGAACCGTGTGATCGAGCTGTTGGAGATGGTTGGCTTGCAGAAAGAGCATGCCAACCGTTTCCCGCACGAGTTCAGTGGTGGTCAGCGACAGCGGATAGGGATTGCGCGGGCACTTGCCGTCAATCCTACCTTCATCATTGCCGATGAGCCGATTTCCGCACTCGATGTTTCGGTTCAGGCACAGGTCGTTAATCTAATGAAGAAATTGCAGCAGGAACAAAAGCTGACGTACTTGTTTATCGCGCATGATTTGGCGATGGTCAAGCACATCAGTGACCGTATTGGCGTCATGTACCTGGGCAATATGGTCGAGATGACTGCCAGTGAAATTCTTTACGAATCACCGAAGCATCCTTACACGCAGGCGTTGTTGTCGGCCATTCCTGTCCCCGATCCTGATTTGGAGAAAAGCCGCGAGCGTACCATTATCGAAGGAGACGTTCCTAGCCCGATCAATCCCCCCAGCGGCTGTGTGTTCCGTACGCGCTGTCCAGTAGCCAAAGCCGTATGCGCCGAAAAGAAGCCTATCTGGCAGGAAGTGGACACTAACCACTTCGTCGCCTGTCACCTGTATCAGTAG
- a CDS encoding dipeptide epimerase: MIIQAIEVKRISVPLKKPFKTALRTVHSLESVLVKITCDNGMVGWGEASATVVITGDSIESIESAIMNTMRPQLIGLNLLAYERVFQTLHQSMVGNTSAKAAVDIALYDLISQRAGMPLYQFLGGYRDQLETDYTVSVNSPKEMGEDAAAYLKQGFHVLKIKVGKDNIEDDILRIQEIRKTVGNQVKIRLDANQGWNVKEAVQSIRKMEDMGLGIELIEQPVKAHDLEGLKRVTDSVDTPIMADESVFSPTQALQVLQNRAADMINIKLMKAGGIYKAQLINQLAEEYGIPCMVGSMIESRLAVSAAAHFAASKKNITRFDFDAPLMLLHDGIEGGVTYEGRLMRMPEESGLGIRSVSLWEGEN, translated from the coding sequence ATGATTATTCAAGCCATCGAAGTAAAACGAATATCTGTTCCATTGAAAAAGCCTTTTAAAACGGCTTTGCGTACGGTGCATAGTCTGGAATCGGTTCTGGTGAAAATCACCTGCGACAACGGTATGGTCGGGTGGGGCGAAGCTTCGGCTACTGTCGTCATTACCGGAGACAGCATCGAAAGCATCGAGTCGGCGATTATGAATACGATGAGGCCTCAGCTCATCGGCTTGAATTTGCTTGCCTATGAACGAGTTTTCCAAACCTTGCACCAATCCATGGTAGGAAATACGAGTGCGAAGGCAGCGGTAGACATTGCGTTGTACGACCTTATTTCTCAACGCGCAGGAATGCCGTTGTATCAATTCCTGGGCGGCTACCGTGACCAATTGGAGACGGACTATACCGTCAGCGTAAATTCTCCGAAAGAAATGGGTGAGGATGCCGCTGCCTATCTCAAGCAAGGCTTTCACGTACTGAAAATCAAGGTCGGCAAGGACAATATCGAGGATGACATTTTGCGCATCCAAGAAATTCGCAAAACCGTGGGCAATCAGGTGAAGATTCGTCTTGATGCCAACCAGGGATGGAATGTAAAAGAAGCGGTGCAATCCATTCGCAAAATGGAGGACATGGGTCTTGGCATCGAGCTCATTGAGCAGCCTGTAAAAGCGCATGATCTGGAAGGTTTGAAGCGGGTAACAGATTCGGTCGATACGCCAATCATGGCTGACGAGAGTGTGTTTTCACCAACGCAGGCCCTGCAGGTTTTGCAAAACCGTGCGGCTGACATGATTAATATCAAGCTGATGAAGGCTGGCGGCATTTACAAAGCACAATTGATCAACCAATTGGCTGAAGAGTACGGTATTCCATGTATGGTTGGCAGCATGATCGAATCGCGTCTGGCTGTATCAGCAGCAGCGCATTTTGCAGCCAGCAAGAAGAACATCACCCGTTTTGATTTTGATGCGCCGTTGATGCTTTTGCACGATGGCATAGAAGGTGGCGTAACGTACGAGGGTCGCTTGATGCGCATGCCAGAAGAGTCTGGGCTTGGTATTCGTTCCGTCAGCCTGTGGGAAGGGGAGAACTAA